A part of Cryptococcus decagattii chromosome 2, complete sequence genomic DNA contains:
- a CDS encoding CTP synthase → MVKYILVCGGVISGIGKGVIASSTGLILKTAGLKVTSIKIDPYMNIDAGTMAPTEHGEVYVLNDGGETDLDLGNYERYLDVSLNKDNNVTTGKVYQHVIDRERRGDYLGKTVQIVPHLTNAIQDWVERVSKVPVDETGEEPDVCIIELGGTVGDIESMPFIEAMRQFQFRVGHENFALIYVSLIPVVGGEQKTKPTQAGVRDLRGLGLLPDLIACRCTEELLTATMEKEQGMLKFIWERLNLSSINMRPELKARGEKIMEKWKMLTTGLERCFETVEIVLVGKYITLEDSYMSVVKSLEHAAMRCGRKLILHWVDSSDLELVMQTENPIKFHNAWQAVCSARGIIVPGGFGLRGTEGMIAAAKWAREQNIPYLGICLGFQVAVIEWARHVCGLEKANSAELVPDCPHPVICFMPEISKTHMGGTMRLGLRPTVFEPNTEKSKLRRLYGNRSIAWERHRHRYEVEPKYVEQLEAPGGMRFIGKDERGERMQMLELDDHPYFVGLQAHPEFCSRPLNPSPPFVGLVAAACGLDVLEEQLANNERNYRDPHPESDKVIPESEAATQAGKRKSQSVEGVRVKHQDVVDALGKKLDEVAEI, encoded by the exons ATGGTCAAATACATTCTCGTTTGTGGTGGTGTCATCTC GGGTATTGGAAAGGGTGTCATTG CCTCTAGTACCGGCTTGATCCTTAAGACCGCTGGCTTAAAGGTGACTTCTATCAAGATTGATCCTTACATGAACATCGATGCCGGTACTATGGCCCCTACCGAGCACGGCGAAGTCTATGTCCTTAACGATGGCGGTGAGACCGATCTGGACCTCGGTAACTATGAGCGATACCTCGACGTTTCCCTCAACAAAGACAACAATGTGACAACCGGAAAGGTATACCAGCACGTTATTGACCGTGAA CGACGTGGAGATTACCTGGGAAAAACTGTTCAAATCGTCCCTCACTTGACTAACGCCATCCAGGACTGGGTCGAGCGAGTTTCTAAGGTTCCTGTGGACGAGACTGGCGAGGAGCCTGATGTCTGTATTATCGAG CTCGGTGGTACCGTGGGTGACATTGAATCTATGCCTTTCATTGAGGCCATGCGCCAATTCCAATTCCGAGTCGGCCACGAAAACTTTGCTCTCATTTACGTGTCCCTCATTCCCGTCGTCGGTGGTGAACAAAAGACGAAACCTACTCAGGCCGGTGTCAGGGATCTCCGAGGTTTGGGTCTTCTCCCCGATTTGATCGCTTGTCGATGCACAGAAGAGCTTCTTACTGCTACTATGGAGAAA GAACAGGGTATGCTCAAGTTCATTTGGGAGAGGCTTAATTTGTCTTCTATCAACATGAGGCCCGAGTTGAAGGCCAGGGGTGAGAAGATTATGGagaaatggaagatgttAACTACTGG TTTGGAAAGATGTTTCGAGACTGTGGAAATTGTTTTGGTCGGCAAATACATTACTTTGGAAGATTCCTACATGAGCGTCGTCAAGTCTCTTGAGCACGCTGCCATGCGATGTGGTCGAAAGCTTATCCTCCAC TGGGTTGACTCGTCCGACCTTGAGCTTGTTATGCAGACTGAAAACCCCATCAAGTTCCATAACGCCTGGCAAGCCGTCTGCTCCGCCAG AGGTATTATCGTTCCTGGTGGTTTCGGTCTTCGAGGTACGGAGGGTATGATCGCTGCCGCCAAGTGGGCCCGTGAGCAAAACATCCCCTATCTCGGTATCTGTCTCGGTTTCCAAGTTGCTGTTATCGAATGGGCTCGACACGTCTGCGGTCTCGAGAAGGCCAACTCTGCCGAGCTCGTCCCCGACTGTCCTCACCCTGTCATCTGTTTCATGCCTGAGATCTCCAAGACCCATATGGGCGGTACGATGCGTCTCGGTCTCAGACCGACCGTCTTTGAGCCTAACACAGAGAAGAGTAAGCTTAGGAGATTGTATGGGAACAGGAGCATTGCATGGGAAAGGCATAGGCACAGGTACGAGGTTGAGCCTAAGTATGTAGAGCAGCTCGAGGCCCCGGGGGGTATGAGGTTTATCGGTAAAGACGAAAGGGGGGAGAGAATGCAAATGCTTGAGTTGGATG ATCATCCCTACTTTGTCGGTCTCCAAGCCCACCCCGAATTCTGCTCTCGACCACTCAacccttcccctcctttTGTCGGTCTCGTAGCCGCCGCTTGTGGGCTCGACGTTCTCGAAGAACAACTCGCCAACAACGAGAGGAACTATAGGGATCCTCACCCTGAAAGCGATAAGGTCATCCCTGAGTCAGAGGCGGCTACCCAAGCCGGTAAGAGGAAGAGTCAGTCTGTGGAGGGTGTCAGAGTGAAGCACCAGGATGTGGTGGATGCTTTGGGTAAGAAGTTGGATGAAGTCGCAGAGATTTAG
- a CDS encoding phosphopyruvate hydratase gives MGKGVLKAVENVNKIIAPALIDSKLPVTSQKEIDDLLIKLDGTENKGKLGANAILGVSMAVSEAAAADKGVPLYAYLAQLAGVSEPYVLPVPAFNVINGGSHAGNALAFQEFMLLPTGASSFTEAMKMGSETYHTLKKVITKKYGIDAANVGDEGGFAPNVSGAEESLDLLTEAIKQAGYTGKVQIGLDVASSEFFKDGKYDLDFKNPNSDSSKWLSGKELADLYHGYCEKYDICSIEDPFHEDDFDAWAAYNQTAKIQIVGDDLLVTNPRRIKMAIEKKACNALLLKINQIGTISESIQAVQLAQSNGWGVMTSHRSGETESTYIADLAVALRTGEIKTGAPCRSERMAKYNQLLRIEEQLQGKGIFAGGKGLSKGTTAPELMLS, from the exons ATGGGCAAGG GTGTCCTCAAGGCCGTTGAGAATGTCAACAAGATTATTGCTCCCGCCCTTATTGACTCTAAACTTCCCGTCACCTCCCAAAAGGAGATTGACGACCTCCTCATTAAGCTCGACGGTACCGAGAACAAGGGCAAGCTCGGTGCTAACGCTATTCTCGGTGTCTCCATGGCCGTTTCTGAGGCTGCTGCCGCTGACAAG GGCGTCCCTCTCTATGCCTACCTCGCCCAGCTCGCCGGTGTCTCTGAGCCTTACGTCCTCCCCGTTCCTGCCTTCAACGTCATCAACGGTGGCTCCCACGCTGGTAATGCCCTTGCCTTCCAGGAGTTCATGCTCCTTCCCACTGGTGCTTCCAGCTTCACTGAGGCCATGAAGATGGGTTCTGAGACCTACCACACCTTGAAGAAGGTCATCACCAAGAAGTACGGTATTGACGCCGCCAACGTCGGTGACGAGGGTGGTTTCGCCCCCAATGTCTCCGGTGCTGAGGAGTCCCTGGACCTCCTTACCGAGGCCATCAAGCAGGCTGGTTACACTGGCAAGGTCCAGATTGGTCTTGACGTTGCTTCTTCTGAATTCTTCAAGGACGGCAAGTACGATCTTGACTTCAAG AACCCCAACTCTGACTCCTCCAAGTGGCTTTCTGGTAAGGAGCTCGCCGACCTCTACCACGGCTACTGCGAGAAGTATGACATCTGCTCCATCGAGGACCCCTTCCACGAGGACGACTTTGACGCCTGGGCCGCCTACAACCAGACCGCCAAGATCCAGATTGTTGGTGATGACCTTTTGGTCACCAACCCTCGACGAATCAAGATGGCTatcgagaagaaggcctGTAACGCCCTCTTGCTCAAGATTAACCAGATCGGTACCATCTCTGAGTCTATCCAGGC CGTTCAGCTCGCTCAGTCTAACGGCTGGGGTGTCATGACTTCTCACCGATCCGGTGAGACCGAGTCTACCTACATTGCCGACCTTGCCGTTGCCCTCAGGACTGGTGAGATCAAGACTGGTGCTCCTTGCCGATCCGAGCGAATGGCCA AGTACAACCAGCTTCTCCGTATTGAGGAGCAGCTCCAGGGTAAGGGCATCTTTGCTGGCGGCAAAGGTCTCTCCAAGGGTACCACTGCTCCCGAGCTCATGCTCAGTTGA
- a CDS encoding nucleolar protein 16, whose protein sequence is MANPRQRNKAKSSRSHKPSLNAKRRMHQKLRKAPPLKGPEVLQEKWDKKKTVFQNYAALGLLPSIPVPKGASTSRSQRVKLPEVPAETEAENVKIGFGRIIRDEEGNVIDIIIDEDEQEPEEQMEVDEEKEMGPVEAKTEVVKRLEELAASAAPVKRHSSMSERTWLQQLVDKYGDDTEMMARDRKLNVWQKTEGEIKRMIKKAGGVQLLRK, encoded by the exons ATGGCCAACCCGCGACAGAGAAACAAGGCAAAGTCCTCCAGGTCTCACAAACCCAGCCTGAACgcaaagagaaggatgcaCCAGAAGCTCAGGAAGGCACCTCCTCTCAAGGGTCCCGAGGTGTTGCAAGAAAAATgggacaagaagaagaccgTCTTCCAAAA CTACGCCGCTCTCGGTCTTCTCCCATCTATCCCCGTCCCTAAGGGTGCTTCCACCTCTCGATCTCAGCGTGTCAAGCTCCCAGAAGTACCAGCGGAGACTGAAGCTGAGAATGTCAAGATTGGGTTTGGTCGAATTATtagggatgaagaagggaatgTAATTGATATTATCatcgatgaagatgagcaGGAGCCGGAGGAGCAAATGGAAGTCgatgaggaaaaggagatggGGCCTGTAGAAGCGAAGACTGAGGTCGTCAAGA GGCTTGAGGAGCTTGCCGCGAGTGCTGCCCCTGTGAAGAGGCATTCCTCCATGTCTGAACGAACGTGGCTTCAGCAGCTCGTTGATAAGTATGGAGACGACACTGAAATGATGGCGAGGGATCGCAAGCTGAACGTTTGGCAAAAGACCGAAGGCGAGATTAAGCGGATGATAAAGAAGGCCGGCGGCGTTCAGTTGTTGAGAAAGTAA